In Nicotiana tabacum cultivar K326 chromosome 11, ASM71507v2, whole genome shotgun sequence, a single window of DNA contains:
- the LOC107796969 gene encoding uncharacterized protein LOC107796969, giving the protein MDNLEHDWMYKRLDNRGGINSRFITGVNKFLQFACSRRNHISGDNVRCPCKKYHNIKYMDVETVKFHLYQYGFVENYFLWKYQGEKNVTGEMSSSGDFHGVAQPGSGYENPYRQMVLDATALNFGHGLSWLSYNNTKPESSHSYEPLMEAEPNPSMEEEPHPSMEEEPNLECQRFYDLLQAADVKLYPGSSISQLAVVSRMLNIKMENTLSQRGYNQMIQLLKEALPEDNIMLNNYYETKKLVRSLGLPVEKIDCCNYGCILYWGEDKDLIPCKFCGHQRYKRLVGSRKRKLIPYKKMYYFPLIPRLRRLYASHATAADMRWHHEHIQEEGVMCHPSEFKAWKHFNETHPFFVAKLGSVRWGLYTDGFQPLVIQGGNTLHGQ; this is encoded by the coding sequence ATGGACAATCTAGAGCATGATTGGATGTACAAAAGATTGGATAACCGAGGGGGTATTAATTCAAGATTCATAACTGGTGTGAACAAGTTTCTCCAATTTGCTTGTTCTCGGCGTAATCACATCAGTGGTGACAATGTTAGATGTCCATGTAAAAAATATCACAACATTAAATACATGGATGTTGAAACTGTTAAATTTCACCTTTATCAGTATGGATTTGTTGAGAACTATTTTCTTTGGAAGTATCAAGGAGAAAAAAATGTGACCGGTGAGATGTCTTCTAGTGGTGATTTCCATGGTGTCGCCCAACCTGGATCGGGATATGAGAATCCATATCGACAAATGGTCTTGGATGCAACTGCACTCAATTTTGGCCATGGTTTGAGCTGGCTGTCTTATAATAATACGAAACCCGAGTCGTCTCATTCTTATGAACCTTTAATGGAGGCGGAGCCTAATCCTTCAATGGAGGAGGAGCCTCATCCTTCAATGGAGGAGGAGCCAAATCTTGAGTGTCAAAGGTTTTATGATTTGCTACAGGCCGCGGATGTAAAATTATACCCTGGTTCTTCCATCTCTCAACTCGCAGTAGTTTCTAGGATGCTAAATATTAAAATGGAGAATACTTTATCACAAAGAGGTTATAACCAAATGATTCAATTGTTGAAAGAGGCTTTACCAGAAGATAACATAATGCTTAATAACTATTACGAGACCAAGAAGCTAGTGCGTAGCTTGGGTTTGCCAGTTGAAAAGATTGATTGTTGTAATTATGGATGTATATTGTATTGGGGTGAAGATAAGGACCTCATACCTTGCAAGTTTTGTGGCCACCAGAGGTATAAACGTCTTGTCGGTTCTCGTAAGAGGAAATTAATCCCTTACAAAAAAATGTATTATTTCCCTTTGATACCTAGATTGCGGAGATTATATGCATCTCATGCTACAGCCGCTGATATGAGATGGCATCATGAGCACATACAAGAGGAGGGCGTAATGTGTCATCCATCAGAATTTAAGGCTTGGAAGcacttcaacgaaactcatccCTTTTTTGttgctaaactaggaagtgtgagGTGGGGATTATATACTGATGGTTTTCAGCCCTTGGTCATTCAGGGAGGAAATACTCTTCATGGCCAGTGA